From the genome of Gammaproteobacteria bacterium:
GGGTCCCGAACACCAGATGGCCGGTCTCCGCCGCGCTCAGGGCCAGGCGGATGGTCTCAAGGTCGCGCATTTCGCCTACCAGGATTACGTCCGGGTCCTCGCGCAACGCCGAGCGCAGGGCCTCGCTGAACCCCAGCGTGTCGCGATGCACTTCTCTCTGGTTTATCAGGCATTTTTTGCTCTGGTGCACGAATTCGATCGGGTCCTCGATGGTCAGAATATGGCCGTACTCGGTATCGTTTTTGTGGTTGACCATGGCGGCCAGGGTGGTGGATTTCCCGGAACCCGTCGGGCCGGTTACCAGCACCACGCCCCGGGGGTAGTCCGATACCGTTTTGAAGATTTCGGGGGCCTTCAATTGCTCCAGCGAGAGGATCTCGGACGGGATGGTCCGAAATACCGCCCCCGCCCCCCGGTTTTGATTAAAGGCGTTTACCCGGAACCGGGCCAACTTCGGGATCTCGAAGGAAAAGTCGCATTCCAGGAATTCCTCGTAGTCCTTGCGCTGCTTATCGTTCATAATGTCGTACACCATGTCGTGCACTTCCTTGTGATCCATGGCCGGGGCATTGATCCTGCGCATGTCCCCATCCACGCGGATCATTGGGGGCATGCCCGCGGAAAGATGCAGATCGGAGCAGTTGTTCTTGAAGCCGAAAGCAAGTAAATCGCCGATATCCATAGTTACACCGTTTCCCTCGCGTTGTCCGGTAAACCGGCGGTCCCCTAGCGGACCGCGCCGCCGCCCGGCGAGACGATAGCCGTTGCGCAATGGCGATACGCACTACCGAAGCCTTGCGGCAACGATTAAATTATATCATAGCCGAGGGAGAAGTGCGCGACCTGCCCCGCGCCCTGGAGCGGGTCCGACAGCGCCTCGCCGCCGCGGAAAGGCGCTACGGGCGCCCGGCGGGCTCCGTGCGGCTGCTCGCTGTCGGCAAAACGCAGCCCGCCGCCCGTATCCGTAGGGCCGTAAAGTGCGGCCTGCGGGAGTTTGCCGAGAATTACGCGCAGGAAGCGATCATCAAGCTCGAAGAATTACAGGGATTGGAAGAATCCGGCCTGACCTGGCACTTCATCGGCGCACTGCAAGCGAACAAGACCCGCCCAGTCGCTTCCCGTTTTGCCTGGCTGCACTCGCTGACGCGCGCCAGGGTGGCGCAAAGGCTGTCCGCCCAGAGGCCCGACTGCCTGCCGCCCATGAACATCTGTCTGCAGGTCAATATAGACGGCGAAACCGGCAAGCCCGGTATCTCCGACGCCGCCGCGCTGGCGGCGCTCGCCCGTTGCGTTCGGGAGCTGCCGCGGTTGCGGCTCAGGGGACTGATGGCCATGCCGCGTCCCGATACGCTGAACCTGCGTGCCCAGCGGGCGCCCTTTCGCCGACTGCGGGAGTGCGCCGCGCGGTTGCAGGACGACCTCGGGATCGCGCTCGATACCCTGTCCATGGGCACCAGCCGGGACCTGGAGGCGGCGGTCGCGGAAGGCGCCACCATGGTGCGCGTCGGTACGGACATCTTCGGGGGCCGGCGCAGTTGAACGAACCGGACCGGCTGCATTGCATCCCGCGGATTGCCGTTCTCGGCTGCGGCAATATGGGGCGCAGTCTGTTGGCGGGGCTGATCGACCGCGGCTGCCGACCCGAGCGTATCCGGGGCGCGGAGGCCGATGCGGACATACGCCGGGAGTTGCGGCGGC
Proteins encoded in this window:
- a CDS encoding type IV pilus twitching motility protein PilT, yielding MDIGDLLAFGFKNNCSDLHLSAGMPPMIRVDGDMRRINAPAMDHKEVHDMVYDIMNDKQRKDYEEFLECDFSFEIPKLARFRVNAFNQNRGAGAVFRTIPSEILSLEQLKAPEIFKTVSDYPRGVVLVTGPTGSGKSTTLAAMVNHKNDTEYGHILTIEDPIEFVHQSKKCLINQREVHRDTLGFSEALRSALREDPDVILVGEMRDLETIRLALSAAETGHLVFGTLHTSSAAKTIDRIVDVFPAAEKDMIRAMLSESLRTVISQVLLKKNGGGRVAAHEIMIGTPAIRNLIRENKIAQMYSAIQTGQQFGMQTLDQNLQRLVQKGEISRQEAKNKAANKDSF
- a CDS encoding YggS family pyridoxal phosphate-dependent enzyme, coding for MRDLPRALERVRQRLAAAERRYGRPAGSVRLLAVGKTQPAARIRRAVKCGLREFAENYAQEAIIKLEELQGLEESGLTWHFIGALQANKTRPVASRFAWLHSLTRARVAQRLSAQRPDCLPPMNICLQVNIDGETGKPGISDAAALAALARCVRELPRLRLRGLMAMPRPDTLNLRAQRAPFRRLRECAARLQDDLGIALDTLSMGTSRDLEAAVAEGATMVRVGTDIFGGRRS